The Armatimonadota bacterium genome has a segment encoding these proteins:
- a CDS encoding cation-translocating P-type ATPase — protein sequence MKPETTDIPAALPGESGARHETYVVTGMDCSECAIKVNRAVARLHGVERVSTAFASSRMSVAYNPLAVSAETIQEQVRSLGYGIHDSHGAVQSLEEVSTPARTLGVAVSGAFLFLGAALEHRLPGMAKALFAVSIIVGGGPVFRAAYGSVKAGLLGDINLLMSIAVIGALALGKWDEGAVVFFLYAVGRWLEMLTMERTRRSLRTLMALAPPVARLIGDEGELEVPSAIVDVGSLIRIRAGERVPLDGLVAAGHSAVNEASITGESMPVEKSVGNTVYAGTMNGNGVLEVRTTCVEGDSTIARIVEMVQDAQDRKAPHERFVDRFSRIYTPAVIALAFAMALLFPLALHQSFHTWIYRALVMLVAACPCALVISTPVAVVSALGNAARKGILIKGGAALEAAGGVTRVAFDKTGTLTEGLPVVTTVVPAGGVDLDALVALAAGLEAHSTHPLADAVRRYAMERGLEPVAATDSHSAPGKGISGDVAGESFWIGSLASVTQAQPLPEALNAAASAMEASGQTVLSVSSAAGPLGLLGIADRPRPEVAQALAMIRRQGISKIALLTGDSHRAAEAVARVAGIDDIRAGLLPAEKHDAVAGMERDSRVAMVGDGVNDAPALAAATIGIAMGAIGSDIAIEAADIALMGDDLNHVAEAIALSRRTLAVIRQNVFVALAIKLVFLIAVIAGVATLWMAVAADTGASVLVTLNAMRLMNGRSTKETA from the coding sequence ATGAAGCCTGAAACCACCGACATACCCGCGGCCCTGCCGGGCGAAAGCGGCGCCAGGCACGAGACCTATGTCGTCACCGGAATGGACTGTTCCGAATGTGCCATCAAGGTGAACCGCGCCGTCGCCAGGCTGCACGGGGTGGAGCGCGTCTCCACCGCATTCGCATCGTCGCGCATGTCGGTGGCGTACAACCCTTTGGCGGTGTCTGCCGAGACTATCCAGGAGCAGGTGCGCAGCCTGGGTTACGGCATCCATGATTCGCACGGGGCGGTACAGAGTCTGGAGGAGGTTTCCACCCCCGCGAGGACGCTGGGAGTCGCCGTGTCCGGCGCATTCCTGTTCCTGGGCGCCGCTCTCGAGCATCGGCTGCCGGGTATGGCGAAGGCGCTATTCGCCGTCTCGATCATCGTGGGCGGAGGGCCGGTATTCCGGGCGGCCTACGGTTCTGTGAAGGCCGGCCTCCTCGGGGACATCAACCTTCTGATGTCCATCGCGGTGATAGGGGCCCTGGCGCTTGGCAAGTGGGACGAGGGCGCTGTCGTATTCTTCCTTTATGCGGTCGGGCGATGGCTGGAAATGCTGACGATGGAACGTACGCGCCGGAGCCTCCGCACGTTGATGGCGCTGGCGCCGCCCGTCGCCCGTCTGATCGGTGACGAGGGGGAACTGGAGGTGCCTTCGGCGATTGTCGACGTTGGCTCGCTGATCCGCATCCGCGCCGGTGAGCGTGTTCCGCTGGACGGCCTCGTCGCGGCCGGTCACAGCGCGGTGAATGAAGCGTCGATAACCGGTGAGAGCATGCCGGTTGAAAAGAGCGTTGGGAATACGGTCTATGCCGGCACGATGAACGGCAACGGCGTGCTGGAGGTCAGGACGACGTGCGTTGAGGGCGACTCTACCATCGCGCGCATCGTGGAGATGGTTCAGGACGCCCAGGATCGCAAGGCGCCGCACGAGCGCTTTGTGGACCGGTTCAGCCGGATATACACCCCGGCGGTGATCGCGCTGGCGTTCGCCATGGCGCTTCTGTTCCCCCTGGCCCTCCACCAGTCGTTCCACACCTGGATCTACCGCGCGCTGGTCATGCTGGTAGCCGCGTGTCCGTGCGCGCTCGTCATCAGCACGCCGGTGGCTGTGGTGTCCGCGCTTGGAAACGCCGCGCGCAAGGGCATCCTTATCAAGGGGGGCGCCGCGCTGGAGGCCGCCGGTGGCGTAACGCGCGTGGCGTTCGACAAAACTGGCACTCTCACGGAAGGCCTGCCCGTTGTCACGACCGTGGTTCCGGCAGGAGGAGTAGATCTCGATGCCCTGGTGGCGCTGGCGGCCGGCCTTGAGGCGCACAGCACTCACCCGTTGGCGGATGCTGTCCGCCGATACGCCATGGAGCGGGGACTCGAGCCCGTGGCCGCTACCGATTCGCACTCAGCCCCCGGCAAAGGTATCTCCGGTGATGTGGCCGGCGAATCGTTCTGGATCGGGAGCCTGGCCTCCGTGACGCAGGCGCAGCCGCTTCCCGAAGCGCTGAATGCCGCCGCGTCCGCGATGGAAGCTTCCGGGCAGACCGTGCTTTCGGTATCCTCCGCCGCGGGCCCTCTGGGCCTCCTCGGCATCGCCGACCGGCCCCGGCCGGAAGTCGCGCAGGCGCTGGCCATGATCCGCCGGCAGGGCATTTCGAAGATCGCGCTGCTCACCGGGGACTCCCATCGCGCGGCCGAGGCGGTGGCGCGCGTCGCGGGCATCGACGATATCCGCGCCGGCCTGCTTCCGGCCGAAAAGCACGACGCGGTGGCAGGAATGGAACGCGACAGCCGAGTCGCCATGGTTGGCGACGGCGTCAACGATGCCCCGGCGCTGGCCGCGGCGACAATCGGCATCGCGATGGGCGCCATAGGATCGGACATCGCCATTGAGGCGGCCGATATTGCGCTGATGGGCGACGACCTGAACCACGTAGCCGAGGCAATCGCGTTGAGCCGGCGGACCCTGGCGGTCATCCGGCAAAATGTCTTCGTCGCCCTGGCGATCAAACTGGTGTTCCTGATTGCGGTCATTGCGGGCGTCGCCACACTGTGGATGGCTGTCGCGGCGGACACGGGCGCTTCCGTCCTGGTCACGCTCAATGCGATGCGGTTGATGAACGGAAGATCGACGAAGGAGACGGCTTGA
- a CDS encoding haloacid dehalogenase yields MLESLHEQVAAKNAARESALAISRRLVRVSANTIRATHRGQHEEAQAGLAEGAALVCEIHAATAGHPDIYHAGYTQDAMKEYAEAHATVALVAGRPLPPIEELCVEPGAYLNGVGEAIGELRRAILDAIRDANTERAESLLLLAEDVHAALMTFDYPEALTGGLRRTTDAMRGLLERTRGDVITAVRQARLEERLSARERDTGRHEA; encoded by the coding sequence ATGCTCGAATCACTACATGAACAGGTAGCCGCTAAGAACGCGGCCAGGGAGTCGGCGCTGGCCATCTCGCGAAGGCTCGTGCGCGTGTCCGCCAACACCATCCGCGCGACACACCGTGGCCAGCACGAGGAAGCGCAGGCGGGCCTCGCCGAGGGCGCGGCGCTGGTTTGTGAGATACATGCGGCCACCGCGGGCCATCCCGATATCTACCACGCTGGGTATACGCAGGATGCGATGAAGGAATACGCGGAGGCGCATGCAACCGTCGCCCTTGTGGCAGGGCGGCCGCTCCCGCCCATCGAGGAGTTGTGCGTGGAACCGGGCGCCTACCTGAACGGCGTCGGCGAAGCCATCGGTGAACTGCGCCGGGCGATCCTCGATGCGATCCGGGACGCGAACACGGAACGTGCCGAAAGCCTTCTGTTGCTGGCCGAGGATGTTCACGCGGCACTGATGACGTTCGATTACCCGGAAGCCCTCACGGGAGGCCTCCGCCGGACCACGGACGCGATGCGGGGCCTTCTGGAACGGACGCGCGGCGATGTCATCACCGCCGTGAGGCAGGCCCGCCTTGAGGAACGCCTGTCCGCCCGTGAGCGCGATACGGGGCGCCATGAAGCCTGA